From a region of the Impatiens glandulifera chromosome 4, dImpGla2.1, whole genome shotgun sequence genome:
- the LOC124933710 gene encoding trifunctional UDP-glucose 4,6-dehydratase/UDP-4-keto-6-deoxy-D-glucose 3,5-epimerase/UDP-4-keto-L-rhamnose-reductase RHM1-like — protein MAEYTPKNILITGAAGFIASHVANRLIRNYPDYKIVVLDKLDYCSNLKNLLPSRSSTNFKFVKGDIGSADLVNYLLITESIDTIMHFAAQTHVDNSFGNSFEFTKNNIYGTHVLLEACKVTGQIRRFIHVSTDEVYGETDEDAVVGNHEASQLLPTNPYSATKAGAEMLVMAYGRSYGLPVITTRGNNVYGPKQFPEKLIPKFILLAMQGMPLPIHGDGSNVRSYLHCDDVAEAFDVVLHKGEVGHVYNIGTTKERRVIDVARDICKLFDKDPEKSIKYVENRPFNDQRYFLDDQKLKKLGWSEKTVWEEGLKKTIEWYTSNPDWWGDVSGALLPHPRMLMMPGGIERHFDEPEKCNDDTTNQFSSMVIPDSKSNKAPFKFLIYGRNGWIGGLLGKLCEKQGIPFEYGKGRLEDRSQLLADIQKVKPTHVFNSAGVTGRPNVDWCESHKPETIRTNVAGTLNLADVCREHGLLMMNFATGCIFEYDANHPEGSGIGFKEEDTPNFAGSFYSKTKAMVEELLKEYDNVCTLRVRMPISSDLSNPRNFITKISRYNKVVNIPNSMTVLDELLPISIEMAKRNLRGIWNFTNPGVVSHNEILEMYKKYIDGEFKWNNFTLEEQAKVIVAARSNNEMDASKMKKEFPELLGIKESLIKYVFEPNKKNFAA, from the exons atGGCTGAATATACTCCCAAGAACATTCTTATAACTGGAGCGGCTGGATTCATTGCATCACATGTAGCTAACAGGCTTATAAGAAACTATCCAGATTACAAGATAGTTGTTCTTGACAAACTCGATTACTGTTCAAATCTCAAGAATCTATTACCATCTCGATCATCAACCAACTTCAAATTCGTCAAGGGAGATATCGGCAGTGCAGATCTAGTCAACTACCTTCTCATAACTGAATCCATCGATACCATAATGCACTTTGCAGCCCAAACCCATGTCGATAACTCCTTTGGTAACAGTTTCGAGTTCACCAAGAACAATATTTACGGCACCCATGTCCTACTAGAAGCCTGCAAAGTTACGGGTCAGATCAGACGGTTTATACATGTCAGCACCGACGAGGTCTATGGAGAAACAGATGAAGATGCGGTTGTTGGTAATCACGAGGCTTCTCAATTACTACCCACGAATCCTTATTCTGCAACCAAAGCAGGGGCGGAAATGCTTGTTATGGCTTACGGTAGATCTTATGGTTTGCCTGTTATAACCACTAGGGGAAACAATGTTTATGGACCGAAACAGTTTCCCGAAAAGTTGATTCCCAAGTTCATCTTGTTAGCTATGCAAGGGATGCCGCTTCCGATCCATGGAGACGGTTCTAATGTGAGAAGCTATCTCCATTGTGATGATGTTGCTGAAGCTTTTGATGTTGTTCTTCATAAAGGAGAAGTTGGTCATGTTTATAATATCGGCACGACCAAGGAAAGGAGGGTGATTGATGTTGCTAGGGATATATGTAAGCTGTTTGATAAGGATCCGGAGAAGAGTATTAAGTATGTTGAGAATAGGCCGTTTAATGATCAGAGGTATTTTCTCGATGATCAGAAGTTGAAGAAGTTGGGTTGGTCGGAGAAGACTGTATGGGAAGAGGGTCTTAAGAAGACGATCGAATGGTACACGAGTAATCCAGATTGGTGGGGCGATGTTTCGGGTGCACTGCTTCCTCACCCGAGAATGCTTATGATGCCTGGCGGGATCGAGAGGCATTTTGATGAACCCGAGAAGTGTAATGATGATACGACTAATCAATTCTCCAGCATGGTGATTCCAGATTCTAAAAGCAATAAGGCTCCGTTCAAGTTCTTGATCTACGGCAGGAATGGATGGATTGGCGGATTGCTTGGGAAGTTATGCGAGAAGCAAGGGATTCCTTTCGAGTATGGAAAAGGGCGTTTGGAGGATCGATCTCAGTTGTTGGCTGATATTCAGAAGGTTAAACCTACCCATGTTTTCAATTCTGCAGGCGTGACTGGTAGGCCGAATGTTGATTGGTGCGAATCGCATAAACCGGAGACGATTCGAACGAATGTGGCTGGGACGTTGAATTTAGCAGATGTCTGTAGAGAACATGGGCTTTTAATGATGAATTTCGCCACTGGATGTATATTTGAGTATGATGCTAATCATCCTGAAGGGTCTGGTATTGGTTTCAAAGAGGAGGACACACCTAATTTTGCAGGATCCTTCTATTCAAAGACCAAAGCCATG GTTGAGGAGCTATTGAAAGAGTATGATAATGTATGCACCCTTCGAGTCCGGATGCCAATATCATCGGATCTGAGCAACCCGCGTAACTTCATTACCAAGATTTCCCGCTATAATAAAGTGGTTAACATTCCAAACAGCATGACAGTCTTGGACGAGCTTCTACCAATCTCGATTGAGATGGCAAAGAGGAATCTAAGAGGAATTTGGAACTTTACAAACCCAGGAGTTGTGAGCCACAACGAGATTCTGGAGATGTACAAGAAATATATTGATGGAGAATTCAAGTGGAATAATTTCACTTTGGAAGAACAGGCCAAGGTAATAGTAGCTGCTCGTAGTAATAACGAGATGGATGCatcgaagatgaagaaggaattCCCAGAGTTGCTAGGAATAAAGGAATCCTTGATCAAGTATGTGTTTGAACCCAATAAGAAGAACTTTGCAGCTTGA
- the LOC124933711 gene encoding E3 ubiquitin-protein ligase CCNB1IP1 homolog isoform X1, with protein MRCNACWRELEGRAVSTTCGHLLCTEDASKILNTDGACPICDQVLSKSLMKPVEINPNDEWTNMVMAGISPQILMKSAYRSVMFYIGQQELEMKYKMNRIVGQYKQKCEMMQEKFTEKMEQVHTAYQKMAKRCQLMEQEIESLTKDKQDLQEKFAEKSRQKRKLDEMYDQLRSEYESTKRSAVQPVSNFYRADPDLFSTPANMMDNREPTRKDRLVFSPETPGPKDDIWPPPTRQTSSNSISFDINSPIKQSTAGVDPGNRRTVNRSEFGATQGPSNPSMTMRNLILSPIKRPQLSRRNTQIFR; from the exons ATGCGATGCAATGCTTGCTGGCGGGAGCTAGAAGGACGTGCTGTTTCAACCACATGTGGCCATCTCTTAT gCACTGAAGATGCCAGTAAGATCCTCAATACTGATGGTGCCTGTCCTATTTGTGATCAAGTTCTTTCCAAAAG TCTCATGAAGCCTGTGGAGATCAATCCAAATGATGAATGGACAAAT ATGGTCATGGCTGGAATATCTCCGCAGATAT TGATGAAGAGTGCATACAGAAGTGTGATGTTCTATATCGGGCAGCAGGAACTGGAGATGAAATACAAAATGAATAGAATAGTAGGTCAGTACAAGCAGAAATGTGAAATGATGCAAGAAAAGTTCACTGAAAAAATGGAGCAGGTGCATACTGCTTACCAGAAAATGGCCAAGAGGTGTCAACTGATGGAACAAGAAATCGAAAGCTTAACCAAAGATAAGCAAGACCTCCAAGAAAAGTTTGCTGAGAAATCAAG GCAAAAAAGGAAACTTGACGAGATGTACGATCAATTGAGAAGTGAATACGAGTCAACAAAACGATCTGCTGTTCAACCTGTAAGCAATTTCTATAGAGCTGATCCTGATTTGTTTTCAACTCCAGCTAACATGATGGATAACAGAGAACCAACTAGAAAAG ATCGGTTGGTTTTCTCCCCTGAAACTCCAGGACCCAAAGATGATATATGGCCGCCACCAACAAGGCAGACGAGTTCAAATTCCATATCATTTGATATCAATTCACCCATAAAGCAATCAACTGCAGGAGTTGATCCTGGCAATAGGAGGACTGTTAACCGATCCGAGTTTGGAGCCACACAAGGACCCTCAAATCCATCAATGACTATGAGAAACCTGATCCTTTCACCAATAAAACGGCCTCAACTGTCGCGTCGAAACACTCAGATCTTCAGGTAA
- the LOC124933711 gene encoding E3 ubiquitin-protein ligase CCNB1IP1 homolog isoform X2, with the protein MRCNACWRELEGRAVSTTCGHLLCTEDASKILNTDGACPICDQVLSKSLMKPVEINPNDEWTNMVMAGISPQILMKSAYRSVMFYIGQQELEMKYKMNRIVGQYKQKCEMMQEKFTEKMEQVHTAYQKMAKRCQLMEQEIESLTKDKQDLQEKFAEKSRQKRKLDEMYDQLRSEYESTKRSAVQPVSNFYRADPDLFSTPANMMDNREPTRKGPKDDIWPPPTRQTSSNSISFDINSPIKQSTAGVDPGNRRTVNRSEFGATQGPSNPSMTMRNLILSPIKRPQLSRRNTQIFR; encoded by the exons ATGCGATGCAATGCTTGCTGGCGGGAGCTAGAAGGACGTGCTGTTTCAACCACATGTGGCCATCTCTTAT gCACTGAAGATGCCAGTAAGATCCTCAATACTGATGGTGCCTGTCCTATTTGTGATCAAGTTCTTTCCAAAAG TCTCATGAAGCCTGTGGAGATCAATCCAAATGATGAATGGACAAAT ATGGTCATGGCTGGAATATCTCCGCAGATAT TGATGAAGAGTGCATACAGAAGTGTGATGTTCTATATCGGGCAGCAGGAACTGGAGATGAAATACAAAATGAATAGAATAGTAGGTCAGTACAAGCAGAAATGTGAAATGATGCAAGAAAAGTTCACTGAAAAAATGGAGCAGGTGCATACTGCTTACCAGAAAATGGCCAAGAGGTGTCAACTGATGGAACAAGAAATCGAAAGCTTAACCAAAGATAAGCAAGACCTCCAAGAAAAGTTTGCTGAGAAATCAAG GCAAAAAAGGAAACTTGACGAGATGTACGATCAATTGAGAAGTGAATACGAGTCAACAAAACGATCTGCTGTTCAACCTGTAAGCAATTTCTATAGAGCTGATCCTGATTTGTTTTCAACTCCAGCTAACATGATGGATAACAGAGAACCAACTAGAAAAG GACCCAAAGATGATATATGGCCGCCACCAACAAGGCAGACGAGTTCAAATTCCATATCATTTGATATCAATTCACCCATAAAGCAATCAACTGCAGGAGTTGATCCTGGCAATAGGAGGACTGTTAACCGATCCGAGTTTGGAGCCACACAAGGACCCTCAAATCCATCAATGACTATGAGAAACCTGATCCTTTCACCAATAAAACGGCCTCAACTGTCGCGTCGAAACACTCAGATCTTCAGGTAA
- the LOC124934417 gene encoding protein VTE6, chloroplastic, whose translation MTMAIATSPFQIATFCRHRSYFFPNQPPFRFSSTRNLLTRRLLQTPTARSAKMFPPVVRAQATSASFTPGIAQTVIQWFQTSPPTLQSALACNVIIFILGSPILRSGLSLSGIGSAFLLGSLTWRAFGPPGFLIVAAYFIIGTAATKVKMVQKEAEGVAEKKKGRRGPASVLGSSAAGCVCAFLSILGIGGKPISHLWVLGFIASFCTKLSDTVSSEIGKAYGKTTYLVTTFKTVPRGTEGAMSLEGTLAGLLASVILSSAGCLLGEIKAVEAIICVAASQFANLGESIIGASFQEKEGFRWLNNDVVNVINITMGSIFAILIQQFLIKI comes from the exons atGACTATGGCAATCGCTACATCGCCCTTCCAAATCGCCACGTTCTGCCGCCATCGCTCTTACTTCTTCCCTAATCAACCTCCATTTCGATTCTCTTCAACAAGAAATTTACTAACCCGAAGACTTCTCCAAACTCCGACCGCTAGATCAGCCAAAATGTTCCCGCCGGTGGTTAGAGCTCAGGCGACGTCTGCCTCATTCACACCGGGAATAGCTCAGACTGTGATTCAGTGGTTTCAGACTTCTCCTCCTACCTTGCAATCTGCACTTGCTTGTAATGTAATCATATTCATTTTAGGTTCTCCGATTCTTCGATCGGGATTATCTCTTTCTGGAATTGGGTCTGCTTTCTTGCTCGGTTCTCTCACTTGGCGTGCCTTTGGACCGCCTGGATTTCTCATTGTTGCTGCGTATTTCATCATT GGAACGGCAGCAACAAAGGTGAAAATGGTGCAGAAGGAGGCTGAAGGTGTGGCtgagaagaagaagggaagAAGAGGGCCAGCAAGTGTTTTGGGTTCCAGCGCGGCTGGATGTGTTTGTGCTTTCCTTTCAATATTAGGAATTGGGGGGAAACCAATTTCTCACCTTTGGGTACTTGGATTTATTGCAAGTTTCTGTACTAAATTGAGTGACACAGTCTCGAGCGAGATTGGGAAAGCATATGGAAAGACGAC GTACCTAGTGACAACGTTTAAGACAGTTCCAAGAGGAACAGAAGGAGCAATGAGTTTGGAAGGAACTCTAGCCGGGCTTTTGGCTTCGGTTATCCTTTCTTCAGCAGGGTGTCTTTTGGGTGAG ATAAAAGCTGTTGAGGCTATTATATGCGTTGCAGCTTCTCAGTTTGCTAATTTGGGCGAAAGCATAATTGGCGCTTCATTTCAAGAGAAGGAAGGTTTCCGATGG CTTAACAATGATGTGGTCAATGTGATCAATATAACCATGGGAAGTATTTTTGCCATCTTGATACAACAATTCTTGATCAAAATCTGA
- the LOC124934792 gene encoding protein trichome birefringence-like 42, with the protein MRLSKKLHNSFLGKSLSILRAASRASSSSEAYHDSTNTSSLDHVSYKWLIHWAQIMPKEVYSLTIGLGRIVGDTDCDVVSPSDILLLIFSLATHHASCSHDGDDDDQRVCNFFEGSWVFDDSYPLYDGSSCPFIQPSWNCQKNGRPDQTYLKYRWNPTSCHLPRFNGVEFLEKFRGKKMMFVGDSLSSNMWQSMACMLHSAVPNSNYNLTNHGRLISTLTFLEYDFSVSLSINGFLVDLLRTKEGRVLQLDSLRAANMWRGYDVLIFNSYHWWNHNGRLQTWNYFGIGDKLIKDMDHMEAYKIALTTWSKWVDSSIDLSKTSVFYQGIASTHFKGSDWNDTSAKSCAGQIEPIKGSIYPGTHNPGQAIVKGVLDNMKNPVNFLDIELLTQLRKDGHPGKYGARLDCSHWCLAGVPDTWNQLLYASLMKK; encoded by the exons ATGCGTCTCTCCAAAAAACTCCATAACAGTTTCCTTGGAAAGAG CCTCAGTATCTTAAGAGCGGCTTCTCGAGCTTCCTCGTCATCTGAGGCGTACCATGATTCTACCAACACTTCATCTTTGGATCATGTGTCGTACAAATGGCTGATACATTGGGCTCAA ATAATGCCGAAGGAAGTTTACTCTTTAACCATTGGTCTAGGCAGAATAGTGGGTGACACAGACTGCGATGTTGTCTCTCCTTCAGACATC CTTCTGCTCATTTTTTCATTGGCCAcccatcatgcatcatgcagccatgatggtgatgatgatgatcaaagGGTCTGTAATTTCTTTGAAGGAAGTTGGGTGTTTGATGATTCTTATCCATTGTATGATGGTTCAAGTTGCCCATTTATTCAACCTTCTTGGAATTGCCAGAAAAATGGAAGGCCTGATCAAACTTATCTCAAATATAGATGGAATCCTACTTCTTGTCATCTTCCTAg GTTTAATGGGGTTGAGTTTCTAGAAAAATTTCGAGGGAAGAAGATGATGTTTGTAGGTGATTCATTGAGCTCGAATATGTGGCAATCAATGGCTTGTATGCTTCACTCAGCTGtaccaaattcaaattataatttaaccaACCATGGTCGCCTAATCTCTACACTCACATTTCTT GAATATGATTTTTCGGTGTCGCTATCAATAAATGGGTTTTTGGTAGATTTGTTGCGTACAAAGGAAGGCCGTGTGTTACAACTTGATTCCTTGAGGGCAGCTAATATGTGGCGAGGATACGACGTGTTGATTTTCAATAGTTATCATTGGTGGAACCATAATGGGCGATTACAAAC atGGAATTATTTTGGAATTGGGGACAAGTTGATAAAAGATATGGATCATATGGAAGCTTATAAGATTGCTTTGACTACTTGGTCTAAATGGGTTGATTCTAGTATTGATCTTTCAAAGACAAGTGTCTTTTATCAAGGCATTGCTTCCACCCATTTCAA gGGAAGTGATTGGAACGATACATCTGCAAAGAGTTGCGCAGGTCAAATTGAGCCGATAAAAGGTTCTATCTATCCGGGAACTCATAATCCAGGACAAGCTATAGTGAAAGGGGTGCTAGACAATATGAAGAATCCCGTCAATTTTCTTGACATCGAGTTGTTAACTCAGCTGAGGAAGGATGGCCACCCGGGAAAATATGGTGCGAGATTGGATTGCAGCCATTGGTGTTTAGCCGGAGTCCCCGATACTTGGAACCAACTTCTTTATGCAtctttgatgaaaaaataa
- the LOC124937032 gene encoding ATP synthase delta chain, chloroplastic-like: MASSIQQTPITFQSSSPPPSTTRITATFPIQKLSFSGSTFIPKLSLKFSGKNSLQSKGRNGNGASGAKMFDSAAGSYANALASVANTNGTLDETLADVEKIGKLFSEPSVLKYFINPTISIEKKRELVDEIASSLLPHTANFMNILIDTKRIEIVEDIVKEFGIVYNKLTNTELAVVTSVVKLESQHLAQIAKQVQKLTGAKNVRVNTVIDPSLVAGFTVRYGKSGSKLIDMSVKKQLEEIAEQLEIGDVQLVG; this comes from the coding sequence ATGGCTTCTTCAATTCAGCAAACTCCGATCACATTCCAATCATCATCTCCACCTCCATCCACCACTCGAATCACCGCAACTTTTCCCATTCAAAAACTATCCTTCTCCGGCAGCACCTTTATCCCCAAATTATCACTTAAATTCTCCGGAAAAAACTCACTTCAATCAAAAGGAAGAAATGGAAACGGTGCATCCGGCGCTAAGATGTTCGATTCCGCCGCCGGAAGTTACGCAAACGCCTTAGCCAGCGTCGCAAACACCAACGGAACCCTAGATGAAACACTAGCAGACGTTGAAAAAATCGGTAAGCTCTTCTCAGAACCATCTGTATTAAAATACTTCATAAATCCAACAATATCTATCGAGAAGAAACGCGAACTTGTTGACGAAATCGCATCTAGTCTGCTACCGCACACGGCGAACTTCATGAATATCCTGATCGATACGAAACGAATCGAGATAGTTGAGGATATCGTGAAGGAATTTGGAAttgtttataataaattgaCGAATACTGAACTTGCGGTTGTTACTTCGGTTGTGAAATTGGAATCGCAGCATCTTGCTCAGATCGCGAAACAAGTTCAGAAGCTGACGGGAGCTAAGAATGTGAGAGTGAATACGGTGATTGATCCGTCGCTTGTTGCTGGATTTACAGTTCGGTATGGAAAATCTGGTTCGAAGCTGATCGATATGAGTGTGAAGAAGCAGTTGGAGGAGATCGCCGAACAACTTGAAATCGGCGATGTTCAGCTCGTCGGATAA